The proteins below are encoded in one region of Juglans microcarpa x Juglans regia isolate MS1-56 chromosome 4D, Jm3101_v1.0, whole genome shotgun sequence:
- the LOC121259538 gene encoding NDR1/HIN1-like protein 13: MAERAPSSDHYHDPPPSEQSHQLSAQPDDRPAFRPGTYVVQVPKDQIYRIPPPENAVIAERYRNPALRNKKKWQCSSCCLWVCISVLLVVLVLGAIVVTFQLVLINPKNPTFDVERVAVKNNSHSRNQLHSNPEYNITLRAKNPNGNVGILYKEGGVASLSFRQREIGTGNYPTFFQDHTDSTVFGIIFHGSNNVVLPTEIEKSMNSQMQKVQVTFSIKMDVPARLGNVGSLNRGSIKFVVACYFTVDTLAKDTHIISRKCHTQR, from the coding sequence ATGGCGGAGCGGGCCCCATCTTCTGATCATTATCACGATCCACCTCCTTCGGAACAAAGTCATCAATTATCAGCCCAACCTGATGATCGACCTGCTTTCCGCCCCGGCACCTACGTCGTTCAGGTCCCTAAAGACCAAATCTACCGCATTCCACCTCCCGAGAATGCTGTTATAGCCGAACGCTATCGAAACCCGGCCCTCCGTAACAAGAAGAAGTGGCAATGTTCTTCTTGCTGCTTGTGGGTTTGTATCTCGGTCCTTCTTGTTGTACTTGTTCTTGGCGCGATAGTTGTCACATTCCAACTTGTCTTGATCAACCCTAAGAATCCTACGTTTGATGTCGAACGCGTTGCTGTGAAGAATAATTCGCATTCTCGCAATCAACTGCATTCCAATCCAGAGTATAACATCACGTTAAGAGCCAAAAATCCGAATGGAAACGTGGGCATTTTGTACAAGGAAGGTGGCGTTGCCTCCCTTTCTTTTAGACAACGAGAAATAGGTACGGGAAATTACCCCACATTTTTCCAAGACCATACGGATTCAACAGTATTTGGCATCATTTTTCACGGTTCTAACAACGTCGTGTTACCTACGGAGATTGAGAAAAGCATGAATAGCCAAATGCAGAAGGTTCAGGTCACATTCTCTATAAAGATGGATGTCCCGGCACGATTGGGCAATGTTGGCTCATTGAACAGGGGGAGCATCAAGTTCGTTGTTGCTTGCTATTTCACGGTGGATACATTGGCTAAGGATACCCATATCATTTCCCGGAAATGTCATACACAACGATGA